In the Chryseobacterium sp. MYb264 genome, one interval contains:
- a CDS encoding S8 family serine peptidase: MKKVLLAAVFLTGLNLAFAQDAQGKTADTKEDKDLMTWYHKDFATSKVYGVNTENAYKYLESKGLKATPVVVGVLDSGVQVDHPGLVKNIWSNPNEIPGNGIDDDGNGYIDDVHGWNFIGGKNADIDVDNMEVTRVVAKYKPIFEGDDSTKNKANQAKMPEEFAMYMKSKDKFTKNSVEGRQGLQTFTMIKELIPNMVRLLGGKPLTSETLSTVKPSDQKDAIAFEVLQRLLQDPGMKGKSGADFEAKITKDMNDALEEYTPKAQQYDLSFDPRKEIVGDNYDDYSERIYGNNHYEGPDARHGTHVAGIIAGLPQGKEVQYGVASKVAKIMSVRTVPNGDERDKDVANAIRYAVDNGAKVLNMSFGKPVSPGKNVVWDAFKYAEDKGVLLVKAAGNENEDVAEHLAYPTNFKNITDDKPFVSNVLVVGASTNRNNELRASFSNFNKKMVNVFAPGEEIYSTVPHDKYEYLQGTSMASPVVAGAAAVLLAYMPGLTPAQVIESLEKSSNASTENGFGDLSQAGGVIDVKRAAEYAFTNFYQGKSSAVKKPAKSVKKTVKK; this comes from the coding sequence ATGAAAAAGGTATTATTAGCTGCTGTTTTTTTGACGGGATTAAACCTTGCGTTCGCTCAGGATGCTCAAGGTAAAACTGCTGACACGAAAGAGGATAAAGACCTGATGACCTGGTATCATAAGGATTTTGCAACTTCTAAAGTATATGGTGTAAATACAGAAAATGCCTATAAATATTTAGAATCTAAAGGTCTTAAAGCAACTCCGGTTGTGGTGGGCGTTTTGGATAGTGGAGTACAGGTAGATCACCCAGGATTGGTGAAAAATATCTGGTCAAATCCTAATGAAATTCCTGGAAACGGTATAGATGATGATGGAAACGGATATATTGACGATGTTCACGGATGGAATTTCATCGGTGGAAAGAATGCCGATATTGATGTCGATAATATGGAGGTAACCCGTGTTGTTGCTAAGTACAAACCTATTTTCGAAGGTGACGATTCTACAAAAAATAAAGCCAATCAAGCTAAAATGCCTGAAGAGTTTGCCATGTACATGAAGTCTAAAGACAAGTTTACTAAAAACAGTGTCGAAGGGAGACAGGGATTGCAGACATTTACTATGATAAAAGAGCTTATTCCTAATATGGTGCGACTGCTGGGTGGAAAACCTTTAACGTCCGAAACATTGAGTACTGTAAAACCTAGTGATCAGAAAGATGCTATTGCCTTTGAGGTCTTGCAAAGACTATTGCAGGATCCCGGAATGAAGGGGAAATCAGGTGCGGATTTTGAGGCTAAGATTACAAAAGATATGAATGATGCTTTGGAAGAATACACTCCTAAAGCTCAGCAATATGACCTTAGTTTTGATCCGAGAAAAGAAATTGTAGGCGATAACTACGATGATTATTCTGAAAGAATTTACGGAAACAACCATTATGAAGGTCCTGATGCAAGACACGGAACACACGTTGCAGGTATTATCGCGGGTCTTCCGCAAGGAAAAGAAGTTCAGTATGGGGTAGCTTCTAAAGTGGCTAAGATCATGTCGGTAAGAACAGTTCCTAATGGTGATGAAAGAGATAAAGATGTTGCCAACGCGATTCGTTATGCTGTTGATAATGGTGCTAAAGTTTTAAATATGAGCTTTGGTAAACCTGTTTCTCCAGGAAAAAATGTGGTTTGGGATGCCTTTAAATATGCTGAAGACAAGGGCGTTCTTTTGGTAAAAGCAGCTGGTAACGAAAACGAAGATGTTGCAGAACATTTAGCGTATCCTACCAACTTTAAAAATATTACTGATGATAAACCATTTGTAAGCAATGTTTTGGTAGTAGGAGCTAGTACAAATAGAAACAATGAACTGAGAGCAAGTTTTTCTAATTTCAACAAGAAAATGGTCAATGTTTTTGCGCCGGGTGAAGAAATTTATTCCACTGTTCCGCATGATAAATATGAATATTTACAGGGGACTTCCATGGCTTCTCCCGTAGTGGCAGGTGCTGCAGCGGTATTATTGGCTTATATGCCGGGCCTTACGCCGGCGCAGGTAATTGAGTCTTTGGAAAAATCTAGCAACGCAAGTACAGAAAACGGTTTTGGAGATCTTTCACAGGCAGGCGGGGTTATTGATGTAAAGAGAGCAGCAGAATATGCTTTCACTAATTTCTATCAGGGAAAATCTTCAGCAGTGAAGAAGCCTGCAAAATCCGTAAAAAAGACTGTTAAAAAGTAA
- a CDS encoding OmpA family protein, with the protein MKFTKTYIGALFLSSALLLTSCEAVQNSNHQQRGTAVGAASGAVIGGILGNNVGKGKNAALGAVLGGIIGGVTGNVIGNKMDKQAREIKETLPGAEVERVGDGIKITLNESIVNFDFDSSALTSSAKTNLDKLAQVLVNNPDTNINIYGHTDSKGADDYNMKLSERRANSVKAYLSGKGIASSRLFALGEGKNQPVASNDTEAGRAKNRRVEFAITANEKMINDAQQGQ; encoded by the coding sequence ATGAAATTTACAAAAACATATATAGGAGCCCTTTTCTTATCATCAGCTTTATTATTAACAAGCTGTGAGGCCGTACAGAATTCTAACCACCAGCAGAGAGGTACAGCAGTAGGTGCTGCTTCAGGTGCGGTTATCGGAGGTATTTTGGGTAATAACGTGGGTAAAGGTAAAAATGCTGCGTTAGGGGCAGTTTTAGGTGGTATTATCGGTGGTGTTACAGGTAATGTGATCGGTAATAAAATGGATAAGCAGGCCAGAGAAATTAAAGAAACTTTGCCGGGTGCTGAAGTGGAAAGAGTAGGGGACGGTATTAAAATTACCCTGAATGAAAGTATCGTTAACTTTGATTTTGATTCTTCTGCGCTTACAAGTTCCGCAAAGACAAATCTGGATAAGTTAGCACAGGTGCTTGTGAATAACCCGGATACCAATATCAATATCTACGGGCACACGGACAGCAAAGGAGCGGACGACTACAATATGAAACTTTCTGAAAGAAGAGCAAATTCTGTAAAAGCTTATTTGTCTGGTAAAGGAATCGCTTCTTCAAGATTATTTGCATTGGGTGAAGGGAAAAACCAACCGGTTGCCTCCAATGATACAGAAGCCGGAAGAGCGAAAAACCGAAGAGTGGAGTTCGCCATTACCGCAAATGAAAAAATGATTAACGATGCTCAACAAGGGCAGTAG
- a CDS encoding WbqC family protein yields MNMQNILLPVFYLPPISWFSEFLNPENEVVFEQFENFPKQTYRNRANIYGANGKLSLIIPIQHNGKREFKDIEISYREDWQNLHWKSIKTAYQSSPYFEYYEDKFRKIFDLKEKFLLDFNLKGLEIIQQILKTEKAHSLNVEYIKNPDEINFREKFSAKLPSEYEMDEYYQTFTDKLGFLKDLSVLDLICNKGPESLTYIKNIK; encoded by the coding sequence ATGAATATGCAGAATATATTATTACCGGTATTTTATTTACCGCCAATTTCATGGTTTTCAGAGTTTTTAAATCCTGAAAATGAAGTTGTTTTTGAGCAGTTTGAAAATTTTCCAAAGCAAACGTACAGAAACAGAGCCAATATTTATGGGGCAAATGGGAAGCTTTCATTAATTATTCCCATTCAGCATAACGGAAAAAGAGAATTCAAAGATATAGAGATCTCTTACCGTGAAGATTGGCAGAACCTTCATTGGAAATCGATCAAGACAGCTTATCAGAGTTCTCCTTATTTTGAATATTACGAAGATAAATTCAGGAAAATATTTGATCTGAAAGAAAAATTTCTGTTAGATTTTAACCTTAAAGGTTTAGAAATCATTCAGCAGATCTTAAAAACGGAAAAGGCACACTCTTTGAATGTAGAATATATCAAAAATCCTGACGAGATTAATTTTCGTGAGAAATTTTCTGCGAAATTACCGTCCGAATATGAAATGGATGAATATTATCAAACATTTACGGATAAATTAGGGTTTTTAAAAGATCTGTCGGTTCTTGATTTAATATGTAACAAAGGACCGGAGTCTTTGACTTATATTAAAAATATTAAATAA
- the trxA gene encoding thioredoxin, whose translation MALEITDSSFQEVLKSDKPVLVDFWAVWCGPCRTLGPIIEEIANDFEGKAVVGKVDVDNNQEISMQYGIRNIPTVLIFKGGEVVDKIVGVAPKDVIAEKLSAHL comes from the coding sequence ATGGCTTTAGAAATTACAGATAGCTCATTTCAGGAGGTTTTAAAATCAGACAAACCGGTATTAGTAGACTTTTGGGCAGTATGGTGTGGACCTTGCAGAACTTTGGGACCAATCATTGAAGAGATAGCAAACGATTTCGAAGGAAAAGCAGTAGTAGGAAAAGTAGATGTAGACAACAATCAGGAAATTTCTATGCAATATGGTATCAGAAATATCCCTACAGTTCTAATTTTTAAGGGCGGTGAGGTTGTTGATAAAATCGTTGGAGTAGCTCCAAAAGACGTGATCGCTGAAAAATTAAGCGCGCACTTGTAA
- a CDS encoding HAD family hydrolase: MKKLYCFDFDGTLTYKDTMFMYLKFYDSAKFRVQFLRHVPLFILLKLKLAETEKVKKSFIGSILKGQSQEKIEKKAKQFFEEHYPKIVRENALDFINNMDRNNTQSLLVTASLDIWTQPFAEAFQMQLVSTRAEFKNGFFTGNFIGRNCNGKEKLVRIKAEINDHKYDKIIAFGDTSGDKQMLKWANEGHYQFFH, from the coding sequence ATGAAAAAATTGTATTGCTTCGACTTCGACGGAACGCTTACATATAAAGATACCATGTTTATGTATCTTAAGTTCTATGATTCTGCTAAGTTTCGTGTACAATTTTTGAGACACGTTCCGCTTTTTATTTTATTAAAATTAAAATTAGCTGAGACTGAAAAGGTAAAGAAAAGCTTTATCGGTTCAATTCTTAAAGGTCAGTCTCAGGAAAAAATCGAGAAAAAAGCAAAACAGTTTTTTGAAGAACACTATCCTAAAATCGTAAGAGAGAACGCATTAGATTTTATAAATAATATGGATAGAAACAATACACAAAGCTTACTGGTAACCGCTTCGCTGGATATTTGGACCCAGCCTTTCGCAGAAGCTTTCCAGATGCAGCTGGTTTCTACCCGTGCAGAGTTTAAAAACGGTTTTTTTACGGGTAATTTCATTGGAAGAAACTGTAATGGAAAGGAGAAACTGGTAAGGATAAAAGCAGAGATTAACGACCATAAATACGATAAAATCATAGCATTCGGAGATACCTCGGGCGACAAGCAGATGCTGAAATGGGCAAATGAAGGTCATTACCAATTTTTTCACTAA
- a CDS encoding protease complex subunit PrcB family protein, whose protein sequence is MKRLIILSFATFLSCASTGNTSQKSSDMQTKTEIIASESQGGADQAGFKIIKNESELQKAMQGNSVRLIVEGSNTEPAKTTKFPKDKKVVLYNLGMFRSGDHRIATIKSVSVKDNVLYVEVPYVEQGEMQIQVISNPYIIFTVPSTYNFTSVELKSSK, encoded by the coding sequence ATGAAAAGACTAATTATTTTGTCTTTTGCAACTTTTTTGAGTTGTGCAAGTACAGGCAATACATCCCAAAAGTCATCAGACATGCAGACAAAAACAGAGATCATTGCTTCCGAATCACAAGGTGGTGCGGATCAGGCTGGTTTTAAAATTATCAAAAATGAATCAGAACTGCAGAAAGCCATGCAGGGAAATTCTGTTCGGCTGATCGTTGAAGGTAGTAATACGGAACCTGCAAAAACCACTAAATTTCCTAAAGATAAAAAAGTAGTTTTATATAATCTGGGAATGTTCAGATCGGGGGATCATAGGATTGCCACGATCAAAAGTGTGTCTGTAAAAGATAATGTGCTGTATGTTGAGGTTCCTTATGTAGAACAGGGCGAGATGCAGATACAGGTGATTTCTAATCCTTATATCATCTTTACTGTTCCTTCAACGTACAATTTCACCTCTGTAGAATTAAAATCTTCAAAATAA
- a CDS encoding SDR family NAD(P)-dependent oxidoreductase, which produces MIVLGSTSEVAQAFVEKALQEGEKFEKIYLFTSNKETTERFARHIDVKFLQQSEVIELDLMKPIDYNQLDYVNSNLIFCATGYLGEGTEEGLYDNKNTERIIDINYGKLVPLMNYFAQKFESKRSGTIIGLSSVAGERGRQSNFIYGSAKAAFTAYLSGLRNYLFDKKVHVLTIKPGFMATKMTEGLPLNPKLTATPKQAADCIFKAYKKQKNVAYVLPIWAIIMMIIRNIPEFIFKKLKL; this is translated from the coding sequence ATGATAGTTCTAGGAAGTACGTCGGAGGTGGCGCAGGCTTTTGTTGAAAAAGCTCTACAGGAAGGCGAAAAGTTTGAAAAAATTTATCTATTTACCTCAAATAAAGAAACCACAGAGAGGTTTGCAAGGCATATTGATGTGAAATTTCTGCAACAATCTGAAGTGATAGAGTTAGATCTCATGAAACCTATTGATTATAATCAGCTGGACTATGTCAACTCAAATCTTATTTTCTGTGCTACAGGTTATTTGGGTGAAGGAACAGAAGAAGGCCTTTATGATAATAAAAATACGGAAAGAATTATTGATATCAATTACGGAAAACTGGTTCCGCTGATGAATTATTTCGCTCAGAAGTTTGAAAGTAAAAGATCGGGAACCATCATCGGTTTGTCATCAGTAGCAGGTGAGAGAGGAAGGCAGAGTAATTTTATTTACGGAAGTGCCAAAGCCGCTTTTACCGCTTATTTAAGTGGTTTAAGAAATTATCTTTTCGATAAAAAAGTGCATGTTCTCACCATAAAACCGGGATTCATGGCAACTAAAATGACAGAAGGGCTGCCTTTAAATCCGAAATTGACCGCTACGCCTAAACAGGCTGCTGACTGCATTTTTAAGGCTTATAAAAAACAAAAAAATGTAGCTTACGTTTTACCGATCTGGGCTATTATTATGATGATTATCAGAAATATCCCTGAATTTATATTTAAAAAATTAAAGCTTTAA
- a CDS encoding FAD-binding oxidoreductase — protein sequence MKPNFVQKVTNWGNFPIVEKEMKSEDSFKNIRDFVLNHNEVIARGNGRCYGDSSLGEHIFSTKRLNKFISFDRLNGIIECESGVLLSDVLEISVPQGYFLYVTPGTKFVSVGGAIASDVHGKNHHAEGCFSEYVIDFKLMIENGDIITCSREENSDKFWATIGGMGLTGIILSAKFKLKNIESAYIRQESIKAENLDEIFRLFEESESWTYTVAWIDCLQKGGNIGRSILMRGEHAFQHELPENLKKNPLRLKKKFEPTVPFYFPGFVLNALTVKIFNFLYYKKQSKKEVKSFTDFETFFYPLDFVNDWNKIYGKSGFIQYQMMIPKETGKEGMKKILETIANSGNGSFLAVLKLYGKENPQAYNSFPFEGYSLALDFKVNSKLKKLIDKLDDIVQEYNGKIYLTKDSMSRSSLTNYLKNVQSSKFVSLQHKRIINNS from the coding sequence ATGAAGCCGAATTTTGTACAGAAAGTCACCAACTGGGGCAATTTTCCAATTGTGGAAAAAGAAATGAAGTCTGAAGACAGCTTCAAAAATATACGAGATTTTGTTTTAAACCATAATGAAGTAATTGCTCGCGGAAATGGAAGATGTTACGGAGATTCTTCATTGGGTGAACATATATTCTCAACCAAAAGATTAAATAAATTTATAAGTTTTGATCGCCTGAACGGAATTATTGAATGCGAATCCGGGGTTTTGCTTTCCGATGTTCTGGAAATATCTGTTCCTCAGGGATATTTTTTATATGTTACTCCGGGGACGAAATTTGTCTCTGTCGGAGGTGCTATTGCTTCTGATGTTCATGGTAAAAACCATCATGCAGAAGGCTGTTTTTCAGAATATGTGATCGATTTTAAACTGATGATCGAAAACGGGGATATCATCACATGCTCAAGAGAAGAAAATTCAGATAAATTCTGGGCTACCATTGGTGGAATGGGGCTTACGGGAATTATTCTTTCAGCAAAGTTTAAATTGAAAAACATTGAGTCTGCTTATATTCGTCAGGAAAGTATTAAAGCTGAAAACCTTGACGAGATCTTCAGATTATTTGAAGAAAGTGAAAGCTGGACATACACCGTTGCATGGATCGACTGTCTTCAGAAAGGGGGGAATATCGGAAGAAGTATTTTGATGAGAGGTGAACATGCCTTTCAGCATGAGCTTCCAGAGAATCTTAAGAAGAATCCTTTACGATTGAAGAAAAAGTTTGAACCTACCGTTCCTTTTTACTTTCCGGGATTTGTTTTAAACGCGTTAACCGTTAAGATTTTTAATTTTCTATATTATAAAAAACAGTCTAAAAAGGAGGTGAAAAGCTTTACCGATTTTGAAACCTTTTTTTATCCTCTGGATTTCGTGAACGACTGGAATAAGATCTACGGAAAATCGGGATTTATCCAATATCAGATGATGATCCCGAAAGAAACGGGAAAAGAAGGAATGAAAAAGATCTTGGAAACAATTGCCAATAGTGGTAACGGCTCTTTTCTGGCTGTATTAAAGCTTTACGGAAAAGAAAATCCACAGGCATACAATTCTTTTCCTTTTGAAGGATATTCTCTGGCGCTCGATTTTAAAGTAAATTCAAAACTGAAGAAATTAATAGATAAATTAGACGACATTGTTCAGGAATATAACGGGAAGATCTATCTTACAAAAGACAGCATGAGCAGATCGTCTCTTACCAATTATCTTAAAAATGTTCAAAGCTCAAAATTTGTGTCTTTGCAGCACAAAAGAATTATAAATAACAGCTAA
- a CDS encoding Arm DNA-binding domain-containing protein, whose amino-acid sequence MNSTFNLLYYLKKAKINTRGEAPIYMRITIDGKISEISTKRVIIPSKWNSKAQNVKGISEECRSINFYLKTFEQKVYDTYHLLIRENEKISCELLKNRLLGKDQNRRVIFPKNWNI is encoded by the coding sequence ATGAATAGTACATTCAATTTGCTTTATTATCTCAAAAAAGCTAAAATCAATACTAGGGGAGAAGCACCCATCTATATGAGAATTACCATTGATGGTAAAATTTCTGAGATCAGTACAAAACGCGTTATAATACCATCGAAATGGAACAGTAAAGCCCAAAACGTAAAAGGAATTTCAGAAGAATGCAGATCAATTAATTTTTATCTTAAAACATTTGAGCAGAAAGTTTATGATACCTATCATCTTCTCATAAGGGAAAATGAAAAGATAAGCTGTGAATTGCTTAAAAATAGATTATTGGGCAAAGACCAAAACAGACGTGTAATCTTCCCGAAAAACTGGAACATTTAA
- a CDS encoding cysteine desulfurase family protein, which yields MNKIYLDNAATTPLSEEVIDAMVGTMKMNFGNPSSTHSFGQEAKILIENVRRQVADYLHVTPAEIIFTSCGTESNNMIIKSSVEHLGVERIISSPLEHKCVSESILDMKARKGVEVNYIRPNEKGDIDLNKLEELLKASDKKTLVSLMHANNEIGNIVDIKKMAELCKAHNALFHSDTVQTMAHMNLDLSDIQVDFASCSAHKFHGPKGVGFAFIRKSSGLKGIITGGPQERSLRAGTENVAGIVGLGKALELSLNNMEAYTNHMQEIKNYTAERLLAEIPGIKFNGRSAEQENSLYTVLSALLPYKNPLIGLQLDMKGIAISQGSACSSGASKPSMVMMMVLSEDEMDLCTPLRISFSHMTTKEDIDVFVNALKEISKDFVIENTNVEHR from the coding sequence ATGAACAAGATATATTTAGATAACGCTGCAACTACACCACTTTCAGAAGAAGTTATCGATGCCATGGTAGGTACCATGAAGATGAACTTCGGAAATCCTTCTTCCACCCACAGTTTTGGACAGGAAGCCAAGATTTTGATTGAGAATGTGAGAAGGCAGGTTGCTGATTATCTTCATGTAACTCCCGCGGAAATTATTTTTACGTCTTGCGGAACAGAGTCGAACAACATGATTATAAAATCAAGCGTTGAGCACCTTGGAGTAGAAAGAATTATCAGTTCGCCTTTGGAGCACAAATGTGTTTCTGAAAGTATTCTTGATATGAAGGCGAGAAAAGGAGTAGAGGTAAACTATATCCGCCCGAACGAAAAAGGGGATATTGATCTTAATAAATTAGAAGAACTTTTAAAAGCTTCAGATAAAAAAACATTGGTAAGCCTAATGCACGCCAATAACGAGATTGGAAATATTGTTGACATTAAGAAGATGGCAGAATTGTGCAAGGCACATAATGCACTTTTCCATTCGGATACGGTACAGACTATGGCTCACATGAATTTAGATCTGTCTGATATTCAGGTTGATTTTGCTTCTTGCAGTGCACATAAATTCCATGGTCCAAAAGGAGTTGGTTTTGCCTTTATCAGAAAATCCAGCGGTTTGAAAGGAATTATTACCGGAGGACCTCAGGAAAGAAGCTTAAGAGCAGGAACTGAGAACGTAGCAGGAATTGTAGGATTGGGTAAAGCACTGGAACTTTCATTAAATAATATGGAAGCTTACACCAACCACATGCAGGAAATTAAAAACTATACTGCAGAAAGGCTTTTAGCGGAAATTCCGGGCATTAAATTCAACGGAAGAAGTGCTGAGCAGGAAAATAGTCTTTACACGGTTTTAAGCGCTTTATTGCCGTATAAAAACCCGTTAATCGGGCTTCAATTGGATATGAAAGGTATTGCCATTTCACAGGGAAGTGCATGCTCTTCGGGGGCATCTAAGCCTTCAATGGTAATGATGATGGTTTTATCTGAAGACGAAATGGATCTTTGTACACCGCTTCGTATTTCGTTCAGCCACATGACAACTAAAGAGGATATTGATGTTTTTGTAAATGCTTTGAAGGAGATCTCTAAAGATTTCGTTATAGAAAATACAAATGTTGAGCATAGATAG
- the lepB gene encoding signal peptidase I, with protein MNYFLTYTVYVLILSVLMGISTWKLFKKLGYNPLFAFIPFYNYFIVLKETKHPKWWAILSYLPIVGPIMMSVFHLYLMKKFGKTLFKDQLLTVILPFIYMATVNYGKDVELEDENANELFLTDEEKNSKKKDTFVGSITFAVVFATIIHVFVTQPFGIPTGSMERTLLVGDFLFVNKWSYGYRLPMRPVAIPFLQGTIMDTGEKGNPKDDPKSYVDGIKLPYERIFQFSKPQKNDVVVFNYPRDSVHTAIDRKDPYVKRLVAVAGDTFEMRSGRLFVNGKPETVLGDQEVQHAYTVNTGTQLDIPSLYNTYGFLPVREMQTDKGFLYAFQGLTDKTAAEIKTLPNVVSMEESIFPKDSATVSYKLNADKTAYTKSIDTTQSIFPINKPWNQDWYGPLKIPKKGDVVAINQETLPEYQWIISEYEHNKLENKNGKIFINGKETNQYTIQQDYYMMVGDNRDASLDARFFGFVPEENIVGKPMFTWMSIQGAFKDASSSYQAPWKIRWDRMFKATNTGEANKTSYWWIAAMILILFFGWDYFVKVFRKKKSEDD; from the coding sequence ATGAACTATTTTTTAACTTATACAGTCTACGTTCTCATTTTATCTGTATTAATGGGAATTTCAACTTGGAAGCTGTTCAAGAAATTAGGATATAATCCGCTTTTTGCTTTTATACCTTTTTATAATTATTTCATTGTTTTAAAAGAGACAAAACATCCGAAATGGTGGGCAATTTTATCATATTTGCCAATCGTGGGACCCATTATGATGTCTGTTTTTCATTTATATTTAATGAAAAAATTCGGGAAGACTCTTTTTAAAGATCAGCTTCTTACGGTAATTCTTCCGTTCATTTATATGGCAACAGTAAATTATGGTAAAGACGTAGAGTTAGAAGATGAAAACGCAAACGAGCTTTTCTTAACAGATGAAGAGAAGAATTCAAAAAAGAAAGATACTTTCGTTGGATCTATTACTTTCGCGGTAGTTTTTGCAACCATCATCCACGTTTTTGTAACGCAGCCTTTCGGGATTCCAACGGGGTCTATGGAAAGAACTTTGCTTGTTGGTGACTTCCTTTTCGTAAATAAATGGAGCTACGGTTACAGATTGCCAATGCGTCCTGTAGCAATTCCTTTCTTACAGGGAACAATTATGGATACTGGTGAAAAAGGAAATCCTAAAGATGATCCTAAATCTTATGTTGACGGAATCAAACTTCCTTACGAAAGAATTTTCCAGTTTAGCAAGCCCCAGAAAAATGATGTAGTTGTTTTCAATTACCCTCGTGACTCTGTGCATACAGCAATTGACAGAAAAGATCCTTATGTAAAGAGATTGGTAGCTGTTGCGGGAGATACTTTCGAAATGAGAAGCGGAAGACTTTTCGTAAACGGAAAGCCTGAAACAGTTTTGGGAGATCAGGAGGTTCAGCATGCTTATACCGTGAATACAGGAACTCAACTGGATATTCCTAGTTTATATAATACTTACGGGTTTTTACCGGTAAGAGAAATGCAGACTGATAAAGGATTTTTATATGCTTTCCAAGGATTAACAGATAAAACGGCTGCTGAAATCAAAACTTTACCGAACGTGGTAAGTATGGAAGAAAGTATTTTCCCTAAAGATTCAGCAACAGTTTCTTATAAATTAAATGCTGATAAAACTGCTTATACAAAAAGTATTGATACCACTCAATCTATTTTCCCAATCAATAAACCTTGGAATCAGGATTGGTACGGACCATTGAAAATTCCTAAAAAAGGAGATGTTGTAGCGATCAATCAGGAAACTTTGCCTGAATATCAGTGGATCATTTCTGAATACGAGCACAACAAATTAGAAAATAAAAACGGAAAGATTTTCATCAACGGAAAAGAAACCAACCAATATACTATTCAGCAGGATTATTATATGATGGTTGGGGATAACAGAGATGCTTCTTTGGATGCCAGATTCTTTGGTTTCGTTCCTGAAGAGAATATCGTTGGAAAACCAATGTTTACCTGGATGAGTATTCAGGGGGCGTTCAAAGATGCTAGTTCTTCTTATCAGGCGCCTTGGAAAATTCGTTGGGATAGGATGTTTAAAGCAACCAACACAGGAGAAGCCAATAAAACTTCATACTGGTGGATCGCAGCAATGATTTTGATTTTATTCTTCGGATGGGATTACTTCGTGAAAGTTTTCAGAAAGAAGAAATCAGAAGACGATTAA
- a CDS encoding decaprenyl-phosphate phosphoribosyltransferase, with amino-acid sequence MKKYLKLLRVEQWVKNLFVFVPLFFSGSIQNSDLLSKSIFAFIIFSLAASVVYILNDYNDIEADRKHPEKRRRPLASGAISKSTAIGILMGIIIIDVALIFLAQNCFQENLWKFAAIIATYFVMNLAYTFRLKHVPIIDICIIAIGFVLRVLAGGYITGINISQWAILLTFVLALVLAIGKRRGELINAQVSGKTRKALDGYNVQFADIALSISVTLAIICYLMFTLSPEVQARFHERVFYTVIFVVFAFLRYLQQTLVYNRTESPTKIVYRDRYIQITLILWVAAFLIQIYFKK; translated from the coding sequence ATGAAGAAATATCTAAAACTGCTTCGCGTAGAACAATGGGTGAAAAACCTCTTTGTATTTGTCCCTCTATTTTTTTCAGGCAGTATTCAAAACTCAGATTTACTAAGTAAGAGTATTTTTGCTTTTATTATTTTCTCTTTGGCAGCAAGTGTTGTTTATATTTTAAATGATTATAATGACATTGAAGCCGACAGAAAGCATCCCGAAAAGAGAAGAAGACCTTTGGCTAGTGGAGCTATATCAAAATCTACAGCTATAGGCATTCTTATGGGAATTATCATTATAGATGTTGCTTTAATATTCTTAGCTCAAAACTGTTTTCAGGAAAATCTTTGGAAGTTTGCCGCCATTATTGCGACCTATTTCGTGATGAATCTAGCGTACACGTTTAGATTAAAACATGTTCCAATCATTGATATCTGCATCATTGCAATTGGTTTTGTACTGAGAGTTTTGGCAGGAGGCTATATTACGGGAATCAATATTTCACAATGGGCTATTTTGCTGACCTTTGTTTTAGCATTGGTTTTAGCCATCGGGAAAAGAAGGGGAGAACTGATCAATGCGCAGGTTTCAGGTAAAACAAGAAAGGCACTGGATGGCTATAATGTACAGTTCGCGGATATCGCTCTTTCAATATCGGTGACATTGGCGATTATTTGTTATCTGATGTTTACTTTGTCTCCTGAAGTACAGGCAAGATTTCATGAAAGGGTGTTCTACACTGTAATTTTTGTAGTATTTGCCTTTCTGAGGTATTTACAGCAAACTTTAGTGTACAACCGTACCGAATCGCCTACGAAAATTGTGTACAGAGACCGTTATATCCAGATTACCCTGATATTATGGGTCGCTGCATTTTTAATCCAAATCTATTTTAAAAAATAA